The following are encoded together in the Triticum dicoccoides isolate Atlit2015 ecotype Zavitan chromosome 6B, WEW_v2.0, whole genome shotgun sequence genome:
- the LOC119322622 gene encoding uncharacterized protein LOC119322622 isoform X1, protein MSARGMAGAEGSPAGPALGGVDPFEQARKALSLRTPFEGEETASRAPTLPARLVSWSGPSDRRKKHKKLELPDAAAEERPPQLNAAALSSGKKGAWDHFEAYFRPVSMGDVEMLAPKLPVAHGELDPCLAIPFLGTTQDLLDQGETFDVAVAETSSYLGVGGEEVVSTKERSGQTIDFVSSMSVEQGIHDVVVQQLVTTRERGDQSLEQRLHEAVVKREWPMEVEQGSSSGGTASPTCADEAGTSMNWLLGARQRVVLTSERPNKKRKLIGVDAGLEQLVLLPRLGAQAGTMCDVCCLGETDMASNRMLCCNNCKVSVHQWCYGLHVVPDGQWLCTWCKYVESTGCSLKKDAGITLSMPCLLCPKEKGALKPVIGEPSRTADGGNLKFAHLFCTLWRPEALVEDMDSMEPITNVGWVQENQRKLVCNICKVKHGACIRCSHGACRTAFHPICARESKHQMEIWGKSGLPNVELRAFCSKHSSVGYVNSVDKGNNASEQRPTEVRLNDANLGSGKIPKLRFTRKKKDRSLNHETSSFNPDNLIKVETMEHGALPHKVRNLNTQATRNMEIDTDHPSVGENLMRNSGDIAMVLKKLIDRGNVSVSDIASEVGISSASLEAALVGETTTFSHGLKLKIIKWLQKSAHILAVQAITRKGSSEVVQDNKLDGSDSTDSVNVKSSLVPEDKGATFEMSDSAVPKPSSPRSKDNDKILEEEKAIRATGTTLENGKKNVVKGSADHEYFLAEDLAKEYTGNLSQVGGKDTSKEVDEKLISNSISGNKVFDTSMEIPNQLQDTSLGRKSNDLTDAELGSEVEECVSSLDKTSSWVDDAKHGSDSVENGICNHHDCNMDHVHGQPFFNFDDSHSYIHPFIKTKIAHLWNHDLKQNKQTQYRPEEQLCSSDEKRHVDSSVELTETTGIDVTDQISKAKALGILDHSPDDEVEAEMLFLQSRLLDNAMVLKHRCEDLIVKVVQNLSCELDVFSKRKWDFIRVNQFLRDVREAKKRGRKEKRHKEAQAVLAEAAAAVAASSRNSTVRKDANDDSSPKFGAGSSRVGQRTPSLPRPKDSSKPSNSKVSPVTNSGIFHMPIYSKENALYCDVCMRGETVLNRVSVCSGCKQAAVHIDCYKYLEICIGRWKCELCEDISPEAASSSDQSDSNDTKLSLVRCALCHGTSGAFRKTIDGRWTHAFCAEWLLETKYMRGQDDPVSGMETLVKEKDTCCVCNIKVGVCLKCNREDCHTTFHPSCARDAGFYMNTKGFGTVVQHKAYCGKHSSEQKETDAWKYWPEEVNSLKRTRVELEKFRLLCERVIKREKVKRETVLCDHDILAKTKDTVVFSYRTPGASSESATTSVNNKSCSGTMQRSDDVTVDSSISGINTVRFSLNNRDAEGNTADSSRTLISFKRKFSERGPLAGKRLPQRSVNALLKLEDGKQKTKDNKQAETFQKELVMTSDQASTQNQRLPKGYAYVPRDSLSKEKPWKRNTQTHEPQEPGG, encoded by the exons ATGAGCGCCCGGGGCATGGCCGGCGCCGAGGGCTCGCCGGCGGGCCCGGCCCTCGGCGGCGTCGACCCCTTCGAGCAGGCCAGGAAGGCGCTGTCCCTGCGGACCCCGTTCGAGGGCGAGGAGACGGCGTCCAGGGCGCCCACCCTGCCCGCGCGCCTCGTCAGCTGGTCGGGGCCCAGCGACAGGCGCAAGAAGCACAAGAAGCTCGAGCTCCCGGACGCGGCCGCCGAGGAGCGCCCGCCGCAGCTCAACGCGGCGGCGCTCTCCTCCGGGAAGAAGGGCGCGTGGGACCACTTCGAGGCGTATTTCAGGCCGGTCAGCATGGGCGACGTCGAAATGTTGGCGCCCAAGCTCCCCGTCGCCCACGGGGAGCTCGACCCGTGCCTCGCCATCCCATTTCTGGGCACCACCCAGGACTTGCTGGACCAAGGCGAGACGTTTGATGTCGCTGTGGCTGAGACGAGCTCCTACCTGGGCGTGGGCGGCGAGGAGGTCGTCAGTACCAAGGAGCGCAGTGGGCAGACCATCGATTTTGTCAGTAGCATGAGTGTGGAGCAGGGCATACATGATGTGGTCGTGCAGCAGCTGGTTACTACCAGAGAGCGTGGTGACCAGAGCCTCGAGCAGCGCTTACATGAGGCTGTTGTGAAGCGGGAGTGGCCAATGGAAGTGGAGCAAGGTAGTAGCAGCGGCGGCACCGCGTCACCAACATGCGCAGATGAGGCAGGCACATCGATGAATTGGCTGCTAGGAGCAAGGCAGCGAGTTGTGCTCACTTCTGAGAGGCCAAACAAGAAGAGGAAGCTCATAGGTGTGGATGCTGGGTTAGAGCAGCTTGTGCTGCTTCCACGCCTGGGAGCTCAGGCTGGGACGATGTGCGATGTTTGCTGTTTGGGAGAGACTGACATGGCGTCAAATAGGATGCTTTGCTGTAACAACTGCAAGGTTTCCGTGCACCAGTGGTGCTATGGTTTGCATGTTGTGCCAGATGGCCAGTGGTTGTGCACTTGGTGCAAGTATGTGGAGTCGACAGGGTGCTCATTGAAGAAAGATGCAGGCATCACCCTTTCAATGCCGTGTTTGCTATGCCCAAAGGAGAAAGGGGCCCTAAAACCTGTAATAGGGGAGCCTAGTCGAACTGCAGATGGAGGCAACCTAAAATTCGCACACTTATTTTGTACTCTTTGGAGGCCAGAGGCTCTTGTGGAGGACATGGACTCAATGGAGCCTATTACAAATGTTGGATGGGTGCAAGAGAATCAGAGGAAACTGGTGTGTAACATTTGCAAGGTTAAGCATGGTGCATGCATTCGATGCAGCCATG GGGCCTGCCGGACAGCCTTTCATCCTATATGTGCACGAGAGTCCAAGCACCAAATGGAGATATGGGGAAAATCTGGACTTCCTAAT GTTGAGCTGAGAGCGTTTTGCTCAAAGCATTCTTCAGTTGGATATGTCAATTCTGTAGACAAAGGTAATAATGCATCTGAGCAGAGGCCTACAGAAGTGAGGCTGAACGATGCAAATCTCGGCAGTGGAAAGATACCAAAACTGAGGTTCACACGCAAGAAAAAGGACAGATCCTTGAACCATGAAACCAGTAGCTTTAACCCTGATAACCTTATCAAAGTAGAGACAATGGAGCATGGTGCTTTGCCCCATAAAGTTagaaatttaaatactcaagcaactCGAAATATGGAAATTGATACTGATCATCCCTCAGTTGGTGAGAATCTTATGAGAAACTCTGGTGATATTGCTATGGTGCTTAAAAAG CTAATCGACAGAGGGAATGTTAGCGTGAGTGATATAGCATCCGAAGTGGGTATTTCTTCAGCATCCTTGGAAGCTGCTCTCGTG GGTGAAACTACGACCTTTTCCCATGggttgaagttgaaaatcatcaagtgGCTTCAAAAATCTGCACATATACTAGCTGTTCAAGCAATCACTCGTAAAGGGAGCTCAGAGGTGGTGCAAGATAACAAACTAGATGGGTCTGACAGTACAGATAGTGTCAATGTGAAGAGTTCATTAGTCCCAGAGGACAAAGGAGCTACATTTGAGATGTCAGATTCTGCTGTACCAAAACCCTCATCACCAAGATCTAAAGATAACGACAAGATTCTTGAAGAAGAGAAGGCAATACGTGCAACTGGAACTACTTTGGAAAATGGAAAAAAGAACGTAGTTAAAGGAAGTGCTGATCATGAGTATTTTCTTGCTGAAGATCTTGCAAAAGAATATACTGGAAATTTGTCCCAAGTTGGAGGCAAGGATACTTCAAAGGAAGTGGATGAAAAATTG ATATCAAACAGCATCTCTGGCAATAAAGTATTTGATACTTCCATGGAGATACCAAATCAACTTCAAG ATACATCACTTGGAAGGAAAAGTAACGACTTGACTGACGCTGAACTTGGCTCGGAAGTGGAGGAGTGTGTATCTTCATTGGATAAAACCTCTTCTTGGGTTGATGATGCTAAACATGGGTCAGATTCAGTTGAAAATGGCATATGCAATCATCATGATTGTAATATGGATCACGTTCATGGACAGCCTTTTTTCAA CTTTGATGATTCTCATTCTTACATCCATCCATTTATCAAGACAAAGATTGCTCATTTATGGAACCATGATTTGAAGCAGAATAAGCAGACACAGTATCGTCCTG AAGAGCAATTATGCTCTTCCGATGAGAAAAGGCATGTGGATTCCTCAGTAGAACTTACGGAAACAACAGGAATTGATGTGACAGATCAAATTTCTAAGGCAAAAGCTCTGGGAATCCTTGATCATTCGCCTGATGATGAAGTAGAAGCAGAAATGTTGTTCTTACAATCTAGGCTGCTTGACAATGCTATGGTTCTGAAGCATAGATGCG AAGACTTAATAGTAAAGGTTGTCCAGAATCTTTCTTGCGAGTTGGATGTTTTCAGTAAAAGGAAATGGGACTTCATCCGTGTCAATCAGTTTCTTCGTGACGTTAGAGAAGCTAAGAAACGTGGCAGAAAAGAGAAGAGACATAAAGAAGCCCAGGCTGTACTAGCAGAAGCTGCAGCTGCTGTTGCAGCCTCCTCGCGTAACTCCACTGTGAGAAAAGATGCAAATGATGAT AGTTCTCCAAAATTTGGTGCTGGATCTTCAAGAGTTGGCCAGCGGACTCCTTCATTACCACGGCCCAAGGATTCATCGAAGCCATCCAACAGCAAAGTTTCACCAGTTACTAACTCCGGCATTTTTCATATGCCAATTTACTCAAAAGAAAATGCACTCTACTGTGATGTATGCATGCGGGGTGAAACTGTGTTGAATCGAGTATCTGTCTGCTCCGGATGCAAG CAGGCTGCTGTCCACATAGATTGCTATAAGTATCTAGAGATATGCATTGGCCGCTGGAAATGTGAACTTTGTGAAGATATTTCACCAGAAGCTGCTAGCTCTAGTGATCAATCTGACAGTAATGACACAAAATTATCCCTGGTACGATGTGCCCTGTGCCATGGAACATCTGGTGCTTTTAGAAAGACTATAGATGGGCGGTGGACTCATGCCTTCTGCGCTGAG TGGTTGTTGGAGACGAAGTATATGAGAGGACAAGATGATCCAGTGAGCGGAATG GAAACCCTTGTAAAGGAGAAAGATACTTGTTGTGTCTGCAACATCAAAGTTGGTGTGTGTCTCAAG TGCAACCGTGAGGACTGCCACACCACTTTTCATCCTTCTTGTGCTAGAGATGCTGGTTTCTACATGAACACTAAAGGATTTGGGACTGTGGTGCAGCACAAAGCATACTGTGGCAAACACAGCAGCGAGCAGAAAGAG ACTGATGCCTGGAAGTACTGGCCCGAGGAAGTCAATAGCTTGAAAAGGACGAGG GTTGAGTTGGAGAAGTTCCGCCTCTTATGTGAGAGGGTAATTAAGAGAGAGAAGGTGAAG AGAGAGACAGTTCTGTGTGACCATGACATACTCGCCAAAACCAAGGATACTGTTGTTTTCTCCTACCGAACACCCGGAGCTAGTTCAGAATCTGCCACTACTTCGGTTAATAATAAATCATGCAGTGGAACCATGCAACGATCTGATGATGTCACGGTGGATAGCAGTATTTCTGGGATAAATACCGTCAGATTTTCCCTTAACAACAGAGATGCTGAGGGAAACACAGCTGATAGCTCAAGGACACTGATATCTTTCAAACGGAAGTTCAGTGAGAGGGGGCCACTTGCTGGTAAGCGACTTCCACAAAGATCAGTGAATGCCCTACTGAAATTGGAAGatggaaaacaaaaaacaaaagataaTAAG CAGGCAGAAACCTTTCAAAAGGAGCTGGTTATGACATCTGATCAAGCGTCCACACAGAATCAACGCCTTCCAAAGGGATATGCATATGTACCCCGTGATTCTCTTTCTAAAGAGAAACCATGGAAACGAAATACACAGACCCATGAACCACAAGAGCCTGGTGGATAG